In a genomic window of Zingiber officinale cultivar Zhangliang chromosome 9B, Zo_v1.1, whole genome shotgun sequence:
- the LOC122025511 gene encoding histone H1-like, which yields MASKGSKAKKAAVHPPYAEMIKEAIVTLKEKGGSSTYAIGKFVEDKHKAHLPPNFRKFLLVQVKKLTAEGKLTRVKSSFKLSSPAARLAPAKPKPKAKSAPSAAKSKPKAAVAAAPKPKAKAKPSVKPKPKATPAKPKVALKPKPKTAAKVPAKPKVALKPKPKAAEKVVKKAAPAKKSGEKRKPASKPKPKAAARPSKAAKTGKKDTPTKRPAAPAKGTATGKKATPKKAKK from the exons ATGGCGTCCAAGGGATCGAAGGCGAAGAAGGCGGCGGTGCATCCTCCCTATGCAGAG ATGATCAAGGAGGCGATCGTGACGCTGAAGGAGAAGGGCGGGTCGAGCACGTATGCGATCGGGAAATTCGTCGAGGACAAGCATAAGGCGCACTTGCCGCCCAATTTCCGCAAGTTTCTCCTCGTTCAGGTTAAGAAGCTCACCGCCGAGGGGAAGCTGACCAGAGTTAAGAGCTCCTTCAAGCTTTCCAGCCCCGCCGCTCGCCTGGCTCCTGCGAAGCCCAAGCCGAAGGCTAAATCTGCTCCTTCTGCCGCCAAATCTAAACCCAAAGCCGCTGTTGCTGCGGCCCCCAAACCGAAGGCGAAGGCCAAGCCGTCCGTCAAGCCGAAGCCCAAGGCCACTCCAGCGAAGCCCAAAGTGGCGTTAAAGCCAAAGCCTAAGACGGCGGCAAAGGTTCCGGCGAAGCCCAAGGTGGCACTAAAGCCAAAGCCCAAGGCGGCGGAGAAGGTGGTGAAGAAGGCCGCTCCGGCTAAAAAATCGGGCGAGAAGAGGAAGCCTGCCTCGAAACCAAAACCGAAGGCAGCTGCTCGGCCGTCAAAGGCTGCGAAGACAGGAAAGAAAGACACGCCGACGAAGAGACCTGCTGCTCCAGCAAAGGGCACAGCGACGGGGAAAAAGGCGACGCCGAAGAAGGCAAAGAAGTAG
- the LOC122024194 gene encoding histone H2A-like translates to MEAGGAVAGKVKKGAAGRKVGGPKKKSVSRSIKAGLQFPVGRIGRFLKKGRYAQRVGSGAPVYLAAVLEYLAAEVLELAGNAARDNKRNRIIPRHVLLAIRNDEELGKLLGGVTIAHGGVLPNINPVLLPKKDAAKEPKSPSKATKSPKKAA, encoded by the coding sequence ATGGAGGCGGGCGGAGCAGTCGCCGGCAAGGTGAAGAAGGGCGCCGCCGGGAGGAAGGTTGGTGGTCCGAAGAAGAAGTCCGTGTCGCGTTCCATCAAGGCCGGCCTCCAGTTCCCCGTCGGCCGCATCGGCCGCTTCCTGAAGAAGGGCCGCTACGCGCAGCGCGTCGGCAGCGGCGCGCCGGTGTACCTGGCGGCCGTGCTGGAGTACCTGGCGGCGGAGGTGTTGGAGCTGGCCGGGAACGCGGCGCGCGACAACAAGAGGAACCGCATCATCCCCCGCCATGTCCTGCTCGCCATCCGCAACGACGAGGAACTGGGCAAGCTCCTCGGCGGCGTCACCATTGCTCACGGCGGCGTGCTTCCCAACATCAACCCGGTTCTGCTGCCGAAGAAGGACGCCGCCAAGGAACCCAAGTCGCCGTCGAAGGCCACCAAGTCCCCAAAGAAAGCAGCGTAA